Genomic window (Marasmius oreades isolate 03SP1 chromosome 3, whole genome shotgun sequence):
CTCTGCTTGTCCCCATCCTGCAAAGTTCCCTGTTTGCACGAAATTGTAAGGACCGGTCAACGAAGATGCTACAGCATGTTCGATCGTCTTCTTCCCGTCGGATTCTGCCTTGGTGAAAATGTGGTATTGATTACTAGTATGGTGTTCTAGCAGGTAAGAGGAGAGCACACAAATCAAAATAAAAGGACACACTTGAAGAACACCGGGAAGGTATCAATGTAACCTAATCCAGCGTTGGAAATGCCAGACATCACGACTGGTCCGCTCCAACTTTTCAATGTACTGTCATTGGCTGTATACACGTAGGGAAGGAAGGGACCATAGCTGCCAGTGGAGAGAGAGACCACAATATTCAATCTTCCTGTCTTTGGGTCTTTAAAAAATTCCTGGAACAGCAAGTTAATACGCCTAAGTTAGACTCGACACCGTAAAAAGTACCTACAGGTGCCCAGGTGTTGATTGGATTGGCCACAGAAGAGGAGGTGGAGATGGTCGTGAGTAAAGTCCAGTTGATGAGATTTGTGCTGCTCTGAGTTACATCAATCAGACCCCGTCTCCGACTCTGAGGAACAGGAACACTTGCCGCGATTGCGAAATTTGCTCCAGTCCAGTCCGTCGTGTCTTCCGGCACTCGTGAAATGGTAGAAAACAGTTTGGAAGGGATGGATACTAACATGCAATATAATACTTTCCGCTGGAATAGGCTGATGAGTATCCGAGTCAGAATCGGTTGGATGCGAGAGACTCACTCGGTGTGTAAAATGACACTGGGATCCCTGATCAAGCCAGATGGCGGTGTATAAGCGGGTCCTTTAAGAAGGGAGAAGTTTGTTCCATCTTGAGATGTGTACACATAGAGGTTGGACTCGGAAACTGATGTGAATGCAGTGAAAACGTATGGTGCGGAGACGGCGCGCTTGAAATGTTCAGGGGACAATTCTGGCATGGTTGCTGCATCCGTGGCATTATATCCAACGAACGAAGCCTTCAGCGCGGCAGTCGCAGAACAGCAGACTAGAGAGAGGAAGACGGCCAGCTGGAAGGGAAACATATTCGGAGAAATGGGTTTCCTGAATGCATGCTTTTAAAGAGCACTACGCGTAAACGGAATGCTCTCGGTCTAACCCACCCCATGATGTTCAATTTCAGCGTGTTGGAGAAGAGTTGAAATGAAATGGCGCGTACGTCAAAGTATTCGATTCTGCTCGCTGAATTCGCGTGACGATAATAACCTTTGGTCAAATTTCAGAAGAGCTGATAGCTATCGACCTCAgaaaacgaaaaagaaaaagccgATATAGGAAAGTGAGACGAAGGTTTCAAGTTCTGGAATAAATGCTTGCCAACCGAGCTCGGCGATATCTGCCCAATTCCGCAAGTCACCTGGACGTTGAATCGGGTTTTCCGTGGTGTTGGCGCAAATTTTCTCTGTCCGCGTGGTTCATACATCACGCAACATCAGAGGTGGTTTGCAATTTGAATATGTTCGTTGAGATGGTTTCTCACTTAGTGATTATACCTGACTGTTAGACCATGAACGAGGGTAATGTAATTCTCGGGAAAATGAAGCTGCGCACCAGCTATGGCAAGAGTCTTTTAACTACATGAGCATCACATCCGGGTGGTGAAATATACAGCGAATCGGAGAGGCAAGTAAAGGATCCCGCGGGCGCTTGGTACGCACGCCACATGCTGAGTTTGAATATTTTACAGTCCGGCTCGGTCCCAGATTCCCCATATTTTTTCCGTAGAAACTGTGACTCGAACTCTCTCAAAACCAGCCATGGACGTCGACATGAAGACCAAAGAAGACATAGAAGAGGTCAAACAGAGCCTCAGTAGTAGCAGAGACCGTGACCGCGATAGAGAACGGGATAGGGACAGAGAAAGGGACCGAGACCGCGACAGAGAAAAAGATAGAGACCGTGATCACGACCGGGATAAAGACCGGGATAAAGAGAGGGACAGAGATAGAGATAGGGAGAGAAGAGACCGTGACAAAGACAGGGATAGAGACAAAAGGGAGAGTGGTGTGTAAATTCAGAAAGAAGCCTGTGCTCAACTTTTTCAACACAAATTCCTAGGTCGCTCTCGACGTGGCGGTGGTGATCATTGGGAACCAGAAGAACGGAGAAATGGGGACGTAAGTGGGCCACTTTCTCTCGCCTATGAATGGTATTCGATATTTTCTTTTAGCGAAGAAaacgttctcgttctcgttctcgcaGACGCTCTGCTTCTCCGCGTAGACGTTCCCGTCGCTCCCGCTCCCGGTCTCGTTCTAGGACAcgatcacctcgtagccgaTCCAGAAGTCGTGGAGATCGTAAGGCTGCTGAACCTTTTGCTCGTTCATTAGGTGGTCCCATGAATGCAGACCACGAGGAAGCAGTCGAGTTCGCCAAAATCAGCAAGAGAGAAAACCGCGTTTACGTCGGCAACCTGAGTTACGATGTCAGGTATCGTGACCTTATGGAATTTATGAGGGGAGGTGGGTTGGGGATCTCCAAGTTTTTTCGATATTTGAGTATTTTTGGTGGAGGAGAGGGTTGAGGTGGCAGAAGCAGTTTGAGTTGCGACGAACGAACATTCCATCATCTGGAAGAGTGCACCTCATTAACAAGTCGGTCTGGCGGCTCGACCTGGTGGTTCGGACGGATAGCTGCTTCTGTGTTTCACGGGGGATGAGTGGATGAAGTTTTTTTCCTAGTTTCTTGGAATGGTTTTGAGATGTTGAGGATATTAATCGGGTTCTTTTTTGGGGTTGGCAGCTGGAGAAGTATTGTTCGCCGAAGTACTTATTACTCCGACTGGGGTTTCCAAGGGTTGCGGGTGAGTAAACCATCACTTCGCCGGACTTCTTGGCTGATTGTGCTCCGGATCCCAGGATTGTCGAATTCGGTTCTGTGGAAGATGCTCAACGTGCGATCCGTGAGTTGTCAGAGATGACCTTGCTCGGTCGGCCTGTCTACATCCGCGAGGTAGGTGTTGTTTACTACTTGAATGTTTTGCTCAACGTTATTTCGTACAGGATCGCGAGAATGAATCTCGATTTGGTGCCACACCTGTTCCTGGTAAGATGGGCATGGCTATGGCTGGGCAGGGCTTCAATGCTCCCCCGCCACCACGTCCTCCATCTCATAACCTGTACGGAAACCACGCCAATCCTGGGAACCAACTTTATGTCGGTAACGTGAGTAAGGTCTTTGCGGTCAAGGTGTCGTCCTGATGATTTCTGGTCTTATAGCTCCCGTATCAAGCCGGATGGCAAGACCTCAAGGACCTTTTCCGTACCGCTGGTAACATTGTACGGGCTGATATTAACATTGGTATGGACGGACGTCCCAAGGGTTCTGGCACCGTGGTCTTCGAAACAGCGAAAGATGCTCAGCAGGCGATCAGTGAGTCTGGTCCTTCACTTCAACGAGTCGTGCTCTCACTCGTCCTCCCTAGACATGTTCAATAGTTATGATTGGTATGGCCGTATTTTGGAAGTCCGAGAAGTACGTTTGATGTCGTATCATAACTCCTCGTCGATCTGATCTCCTTAGGATCGTTATGCCGGATTGTCCGGACCCGGCATGGGTTTCAGAGGTGGTTTCCGTGGCGCTGCTCGCGGCGGTTTCCGTGGCGGGTTCAGAGGTGGATTTCGCGGTGGTGGGTTCCGTGGCGGATTTGGAGgcggtgctggtgctggtgctggtgctggtcgTGATTTTTCAAACCGTGATATCTACGCAGACTATTCTGGCCCTGATCAAGGTGGTGTGGGTGGGGGCTATGGCGGAAATTTTGCCGGCGGCGGGATGTATAGTGGTTACGGAGCCGAACCCGAGCCTAGCCAACAAATCATGGTCCGAAATGTAGGTTTCCTCCCATTCTCGCTCTCTTCTGACTGGTAATCGGTTGGATTTACTCAACAGCTGCCATGGTCAACTGCCAACGAAGACCTTGTAGAACTGTTCGAGACCACTGGTCAGGTTGAACTGGCCGAAATCCTATTTGACGGAGCTCGTTCAAAGGGGTGTGGTGTTGTTCAGTTCGCACAAGTGGCCGAGGCCGAAACCGCCATAGGTAGGAATGGATATTCAAATCTCTTGGTCAGAGTCTCATTTATTTCTTCCATAGCCAAATTCCAACAGTACATGTACGGCGGACGGCCGTTGGGTAAGTAGACTGGTTTTTCGATATGTCTCTCCATTAAATCTATCCTGCACAGATGTCCGCTTCAACGACCGCTGGCATACTTTCACCCCAAGTGCCGCCAAGGGAGGGCAAGTAGCTGCTATTCAAGCGGAGGCTTAATGCAAAAGTACATATCAGTGCACTGGCTTTAAATTGACGTCATTGTTTTCCTGCCCACTTCATCTTGTAATTCGCGACCTCAGCTTAAAAAATTCATTATGCTAATTCACTTCGCGAGAAAACGACACTCCAATACGCGATCCTTTTGGTGAGCTTGATTGCCCGGTCACTGTCTGTACTCTGCGGTAGAATTAGTCGTCGTGGTTTGTTGAGTTCAGTTGATAAGGCCAAGTCCCGTTTCACCCGCTGTCGAGTAGTCTACTCAGTAGGCCGACCACGATCCGGGTAGCCAACTGATAGGCGAGACGGCATTTGCCGATGTATGCCACACGACAAGCGCCCACTCTAACCTCACCTCTGTAGAATGTACTGGTGAGTAAACTCAGAAGTATACAAATGGCTGATATTTTGTGTACCTCTAGAATGTACCAGTTAGTGACtacaaggaaaggaaagtcAGTATGTATGAGAAACGTAAGATAGGAAATATATCTACTCACCCTCATACAAACGGCTGAGGGTGAACCATCATCATTGCGATCACTCGATTGAGCATGTACGGCGTGCGCCATATCAAATACCCTCCTCAACAACCTCAGGGCGTTTTGATACCATATTAGCGTGCTCACAATGGCGAAGACTCAGAGAAATATAAGAATTCGATGGTGTAGATTAAATATCCTTTCCAGCTTGGAATTACATGAAATAACTATCGATTGGCAAACTTTGGAGGAAGACATGATGGTCACATTATTTTCAAGTACATGAGATATCTCGTACTTTCATAAAAACGTTACATTACATTCTTGAATACATAAATATAGAATGCGTGATCTCAGTTGTACTTGCCTATAAGTACAACACGTTATTGTGCACCAATGGCACCTAGTTCGTAAGAGTATTATCTGAAGATAGCCTGATGAGCCCGAAGGAAGGGCAGTGTCCGAGCGATAGTTAACCACAGCTGAAAAGACGATAATAATAAGTTTATATAGTTAGTAGTGTAGGAGTTATCGCCGCACCATGTACAGTCGCAGGGACACCTTGTCTTCGCCTTCTGTCCTCTGAAGAAGGATACGAAGGGATAGGTAAAAACCAAACGACACGAACAAAGCGTAGGCGATACTCGACAAGCCCCAATACTGCCCTAGTCCAATAGACCATGCGTTTATTAAGAAAAACGTGATGTGTCTACTTGCTTCGGGCAGAAGTGTGGGCAGAGTTATTCGTCCTTGCACGCGGTCGCCGACTTCGTCCCTAAAGTCCTTAGTAGGGTCAGACAGAACATTCCAGCAAGTAAATTAAATCCTCGTCGTACTTGAACATGTATGGTAGTCCAGATTATCGCGACGCTGAGGAAGGGCGTTATCGAGAACTTTTCAGTCAAGTTGAGGTGACCTGTACGTCGCGTGAATTTCAACGTATATGATAATGGGTGGCGGGCACCGAACCTGCACTAGCAATACCAGCTGACCCCACGTCCCAGGACACTATTCCGATCGCATTCAAAAGACTTTTCGAATACCTATTGACAGTAAAGACAGCGGTTACAGAGATTTCTTGAGGTCCGGGTAGAGGAGACTCACCAACGCGAGTCCAGGCCTCCCTCGTTGTAAGCGATGAAAGCCAGGGTGAGCGATATTCCTGGAAGTAGAACGCCATTGTTCCAGGAAAGATAGAGGCATAACAGTACGAGAGTCCACCTAAGTGCATAGGCGGACGTCACGGTCATCAATCCGGCAGGTATCGGACGGTAGGGCTTGTTGATGGAATCTTCTTTTGTGTTATACATCTGATTGGCAGCGCAGAATTGTAGAAGGAAGAGCCAGACCCAAGTTACAAGGCGTAACATAGTATGTAATTCGGGCATCCGCGGCGAACTCAATACTCCGTAACAAGTCTAGAGAGACTTTCAGGCTTTGTCAGCACACTACGTGTGAACGCGACGTACCACTGGGATAACGATGGTCTTCATGTCCGACAGGGTGAATGCGTAGCCTGCCCGAATCGCATTGCTGGAAAAGGTAGAGAAATGTTGACTTATGTCGATGAAGGCGTCCCGGACGGCGAAGGTGGCAAATGACAGCAACTGGGCTTCGAGATCTTTCCCGTGTCGGTGGAAGACTGACAGCGACATAGAAGACACGAGCTTGACCAGGAAGCGTTGAGGACAGCTTGTACTAGTTAGTAAGGGAATATGGAAACGGAAATCCGGAATATATAAGTGCCAAGTGGTCATTAGCGCGGAAAATTTTGTAATAATAATAACAATACATGTGATTCATTAGCACCCACATTCCCAATATGGTCATAGCACATGTCAACGTCTGTGAtatcgacgaggaaaatAGCTTGTGGCAATTTGACACTGGCACAGATGGAGATTTGTTCAACAAGCGAACCCAAGCGAACATGTGTCGAGATTTCAAATGGGAGCCGCGTCAGTACAGGTCGGTACTCGACTCTTGGGCTAGACAAGTTGTCTGAAGATCACATACTTAGCTATTGCGCAGGAGAACATCGGATGCATTCGATCGCATGTCTCCAGTACACATCAGCCGCCCGACCCAAAATGTCCTTCGCCCTGCAAGGGTTACTTGGGGTTACCATCTAAACAATCAACGGCAGCTTACAGACACGGTTATTAGTGAGAATACTAATACTGCCGGTCGATGCAAAGTCTGAGATATCGGAAATTCGGCGAGTAACTGGGAGGTGGGCTCTCACCATCCCGTTAGGTACTCCCAAAAGGCTAACCTTAACGGTGATAACTGTCATTGTGTGAGAACACGGGGTAAATGGTTCTTCACCGCCTTTGTTTGTCATTGTAGTATAGAAAATGATCAAATTTGGTAACCGTGAGGTAATTGCCACATTATTCAACCACCACAAAGCACCAACAGCACCTCTTACTGACGTCGATGGCAATTGGAAAACGACGGCGGTcggtcaacgttcaacgttccaACCTTCACGTGAGCGTCGGGTACTACCTCACGTTCCCAACTATGGGTAATTTTTTAAAGGCGGTAAAGAATCCCAGTGCTACTTCACCAAGGCGAGTAAAGCCGACTTCATTCCGCTGTCCAGGATCGTCCTAATTAGGGTGTATGTCTTTTGGGACATCCTGAATTAACGGCATTCGACAAGTGATTATCGTGCTGAATAGATCGGTCTTAGTACGCTATACATACCGTTGCTTCGCCTGTGGTAACCTGAAAGAAACATGTAAAGTATTGGGCAGCACAACACCATACCAAACCTGGATCTGCTAGCTACACATGGCCACACACGGTACTTGCTCATTTCTGAGAATTTGTCAGAGTGTGGGTCCAGCTCTTCGGCTGTCACGTACACGTGCTCTATGAGCTCTTGTAACCTCAGATAATCTTGGGCTGAGCGAATAAAGATGGTTCTTTACACGGGTGCATTATGAGCTTGTATCTCCAGATGATCTTGGGAATGTTTCTGTGCGCTACGTCAGGACACGAAAAAGGATGGGATGTGTACTCGCGAAATGCGCGGGCTCCCGCTCCGAACGATATTTTAGTTGTCGAGATGCCTTTCGCCTGCGATATTGTGATCCAAATATTTCTCAGTGTCAGAGTTAGTGACATGGCGCAAGGGGTAATCCAACTAGTGTGCCTTTGTCTAACAAGCGGAACCGGCCGTGATGAGACAGAACAACAGCTCAACCTCCAGACATTAGCTTTCGGGGACTTCATGACGATAAGGAGGTCTTTCCAGACGTTTCCGATTCGCATATGAAACAAGCAGCAGCCGAAGAAGTGGAGTCAGAAGGACAGAGAAGTGGTGCGACGTGGGACAAAACGCTCTAACAGTCTAACCACTCGCGGAGGTCGACCAATGACTGCAAGGTCAAGAGGGAAGATTTCTTCGGTATTCCAGAGGTCGACGGGAATTAGAGGTACGGAATTTTCTTGACCCAAAGGGCAATGGGGGTGCTAGAGTCGGCTTGAAACATCAAATGAGGATAACTGAATTCATTCGAGTGAAAGAGCGTTTACGTCGAGCCAGGATGATGTCTGGGGTGAAGGTCATACTAACTAAACTAGGTTTAGAAATAATTGATGGAGGGATTTACATGCCTGGCCAATTTATGCGGTTTGAGTCTTCTACCTTTTGAGTCTAGTCGATATGGATGGAAGTCGTCGATGACAGAGATACGCACATTGCAACACCAATATCCGCGTGATCACATCGTCGGAAGGTGTTTTTTCACCCCTTACCATATTACATACCTACTTTATTACAACTTTTGACTGGTGCATTGACGCATTACCAGTTGTCTCCGCTCATTTCGGTACAATACAGTACAATACATAGATAGGGATATAGATTGTATACATAGCACTGTAGACAAAGGAGTGGGACTACTGCCAAGGGATCCTTCCCTTGAGTTCCATCAGTACGCGGAATTCGTCGTAGAATGTAAGGGTTTGGCCCAGTTCATATACCATTCATCTACCGCATCCACTGCATCATAGTTGAATGCCCTCACGTAGTCTCCCCACACTCGAGCAAGAGTTTCATCATCTGCTCCTTCGAGATGAAGAGTCATCCCCAACGCTGAGTCTCTCGTATCTCGATGAGGGCCTGGAGGTACGGAAACGACGGAAATGCCATCAAACTCGAGCTCCTCACTCTGTTTTGTACGATCTCCTCGGATATGGTTATAACCGTTGAAGAAAAGTGGGACTTGATTGCGAGATTTGAGGTGGGAGAAAAGATATCCAAATGTCACTGCGTCCTCCATCTATGGAAACCGATGAGTGGCGGTAACCAGTCTTAGAACATACACTTACCGCTGCAGAACTACCATCAATGGTGTCATGGTGTAAGGTCTTCGTCTGCTGACAACTGAACGTGGGACTCACCAACTATGGGTAGTATTAATCTAACACAAGGCTCGGTCGGAATTGATATTAAATCCTGGCTAAGGTGATGGCTTACTGGTAGAGTATGGGCTGCATCTCCGATAACGACCACGTTATTTTGAGGGTTGGTAAAACTTGAACGATCCATTGGAACTTGTATGGTCCAATGACTCGATTTAGCGAGTCTTGCCACTTTTCGCACCCTGTATTTGTAAACGTAATCCAGGTTTAGTGATACATCGGTGGTTGAAAACAATACAAAACGAACAGAGGATGATAGTCTTGAACCCTTTCGAGGAAGGTCGACACCGGAGCAGGGTCATCCCATTCAAGGTCCCTATCATTTGGGCCTGAAGAATGCGCGTTGTATGTCACGACGAATTTACCGCCGCACTATGGTTAGATGTGAGCGGATGTAACAAACAGTCTGGATTCGTGCACTTACGCAGGTAGTCCCTACGGAACTTCCGTTCCCTGTCCATACGACGAACTTTAAAAGAAAAATTTCTAGTATTCTTCACGGCAGAAGAGGAGTTTCCATACGTACTCGGTCATCTCGTGTCAGAGGCGCTAGCTGTGGGTCATCCTTCATGAGAGATATGGGAATTGTAACACTGGCACTGAAGCGGGAGAAGGATCAGAATTGGGCGGTTCAAAAAGGTTTTGGATACCAACGCAAGTACTCGAGTTAATTCTGTCTTCGGTGTTGCACCGTTACTACCGTTCGGAATGTGGAATTCCAACAAATCATCGTCAGATTCCTGATCCTCTGAGTGAACAGCTTGTCGGGTTATactgtttcttccctctgcACCTACGACCTGTGGCAACGTTCGAAAGTGTCAAAAGCAGAGAAGTCACTATAACGCACAACGTCCGCAGTGATTTGGACACCAGATTCGGATACCACTACTGGGGGTGAACCTGAAGGGGCGACGACGTTCTTGGCGATAAAGCCATGTTTGATACGAACTCCCGAGCTGATACACAGATCATAGAGGTGTGCAATGAAGTCGGAATACTAGAAAAAATGAACGGCGTTCGGTCCTATGGAGTGGATGAACGAGCTAGAGGGCATACCGCAACCATGTAAAAGTCACTTCCCAAATCAGACATGATTTCTTCTTTGAAGATCATTCGGCCCAATAATTTGGAGGACTCCCCTGTAAGTATCGAGGTAAAGTTAACAGAGACCTGGAATTTGATCCTTTCCTAGTTTACCTGCGTGGAAATAGACCCTAAAATTCGTTAAACGACGTTACATTCTATTGTCATATCCGGTGTAGCGTACCCAGAACACATTCTtgccttctccttcaacatcTCCATTGTTCCAGGAAAGAGATGTAATAGGCGAGCCATGTTGGGAGGGACTTTGAGACCACCGTCTGGATTCTGTCGGTCGGTTGGCTTCTGGGAGAAGATTCGAGATGGAAAGTGCTTGCCTCTGGTCTGCGGGATTGCTTCTCTAGCACAACTACTTCATGGCCACTTTGTTGTAACAGATATGCACAAGAAAGGCCTGCTATACCGGCGCCAATGACAACGAACCGCAGAGAAATGGATGATTTCCGAGTCATGGTGAAGATTCTGGGGGGGGAGTGTTCGCTTTTGTATAAATGAAGTGCATACACAGGTCCATGTAAGGGTTCATTTAATTATTCTCGGCTAGTTGAACTTTTCGAGAAATGTTGGCAGAATTCAGTTTTATGGGAACGGTCCGTTTAATTCTCGTTCAGAAGGCCGCCGGCGGGTGCGTTCCTGCTTACTAATTGAGCCCGACGACATTCTTTTAAAACTCAGACATTTCCCAAGTGCCAAAGTTCAAAGTCCGACATCGCTAATCACGCATCAGTAACAAACCAGGGTAAATTGCTCATATGCCGCCGATTCGAGGTGGAATTCTGACAGCTGACTTGGCAGTTACGGGTGAATTCACCCTGGTCTGCTTCAAGGCGAAGAGAGCCGTACGAACATTCAAGATTCGATATTCGGTGGATAGATAGCGTACAACGCAGTCTCTCTGCACCAGGCAGAGCTGAATAAATCGCAGGAGGGGCACGGTTAGATTCAATATTAGGTACTTTCATTAGGCGTGGGTCCCGAGAGTGCTATCTCCGCCGCCATCATTGAAGTATTGACTTCTCTCGACACATCTGTGATAAGGCGAACACTTCCTTGACGGCATCGAAAGACTCATGTCTTCCTTTTGATCGGTCCGAGGTCACTGAGGTCTGTAGATACAACAGGAACGTGCTACATACATTAAGGATCGTAAGATAAAAAAACATAGAGGTGAATGTCTCCAATTTGTACATGGTGTTGCCGTCGCCACAATTCTACACGGTCAGACCGAGGCTAGCTTCCACGGTATGGGCGATACTTGTAATAACGTCGTACTGGCGTGGTTCAAGGGAAAATAAGAATGGTTCGGGACGTCTAGagcgcaaaaaaaaaaaagatccgTGGGTAATTTGTAAAAAtcgaggatgggaagaacAAGCGGGTTGCACCTACATCGCAAGACCTGCGTCAAGGTACGCATGCGGGTCCGGAAGCATGAAGTTTCCTTTATCGTCAGTGCTAGGCCTCAAATTAAAAGACCACAGAACACATGCTGTATTGATGCGCAATGAATTGTTCGCGACGTTTCGACCCACACATATTCTGGGTGAATATTCAGAGGTGACAAAGTGACTACAATCAAGTGCAGACTGACCTACGACCATAACCATAAGTAACATGAGATTCTTCATGCGTATCAGGTAGTGCTTGTTTCAACTTCCCATCGTCATTGAGGTGTCGTTCTGGCCTGAAGTCTTCGGCATCATGACCCCAGACATTTTCGTCATGGTTCATCGCCCTGAAATAACTAGGAATGAAGAGAGGTTCAGGTGAGCAACGTACACGGAGGCTTACCAGGCATTGGGAATGACAACTGTGTCTTTCGGTAAAAAATATCCTTCGTAGTAATCATCCTGCTTCAGCCTATGTGGTATGGCTACGGTGAAAAAGCTCAGCGTCGTGGCGTCTTAGGATTTAAGAAAACGACTGACATAATGGAGCAATAGGTCTCCATCGCATAATTTCCCTGAGGAACGCGTTGAGGTAAGGCATTTGTTCCGGATCTAGGTCCTTGAATGTTGGCATACGATCCCTACCGACTACACGGtcgacttcttcttgagccttcttctgcacatcAGGGTAAAGAACAAGACTCAATAAAACCCAAGACATCTGACCGGACGTCTAATATAAATGCGCTTGGATCAGAGGAAATATGCTGCAGGATTAAGGTTTACCGAATCCCCGCCTGCTCCACTATAGGAATCCGGGTCAAAATGAGAAGATAATCGAAGGCAAAGAAGTTTACATACTATAGCGTCGTGGCACACCATGCAGCCTCTCTGTCTGTCATGCCTAGTTTCTCCTTGTTTTCATAGAATGAGGAGGCGGCACTCGGAATCTGAGTTCCCTTGTGCTAGGACATAATCATATCAGGTCAGATTTATCAAGGGCACAAAACACTCACTACACGAACAACAACATCAGAGAATAATTGTTCGAAAAAGACAGAATCCCTGGCGAAGAGGCCTTCTGCATAACGTCTCCAAGCGCACATCCACCTGGGCAGGTACATCATCCAAGGTAGATATTCCACCAAGAAGGCACCGGGAACGGCAGCCGCGACTGTGTTCTGCACGTAGACATTAGCGCGTCGGATATTTGGATCCAACGAGTCTAACATTGGCGGCAGACCATAGATTATGCCGAGCATTAGGGAGCTGCTAGCTCGCCGGAGATGGTCATCCCAATAATCTGGCTTTTGCAACATTTGGTGGCAAAGAATATAGGCCTCCCTCTCTTGTATATGATGGTACCTCTTTGCGTTGGTCAAAGCCCTACCGAGAGTTGAGACATTACATGAACAGAAACATTTTAAAACTCACTCTTGGGCTGCACGCCTGTTTCTTTTCCAGAATGCATTATGGGACTCAAATGCGAACACCATACCCCCGTTGATAAGTTTTCCCGCAACGATGTTACGGGGGCGTTCCGAGTAGATCGCTGAGTCACGTCGAAAGGAAGTTAACTGATAGTGAAAATAGAACGCGAACAAGTATAGCACCTGAACGACGATCCAGAAGATCCGAGGCTAACTTGTGGCTTCCAAGGACAACTATATTTTGGCCAGCGATATTGAGATGGAAAATTGGCCCTGCGAAGGATTGAAGGTCGGGTAACAAGGGAGGACCAGCGACGAAGGACGTACCTAGCTCCTTTGACCACTGGGAGAGGGTGAGCCAGGTTTTCTTGGTTGGCATGATATGTAGATGGCCTAGGAAGGGAAGTGCGCGCCCTGGGCTAGGAGGAAAGTTACGATTGCGAGGGAAGAGCCAGAATGCTAATATCGCTGCGAGAGAGACAGTAAGCGATAAAGAGTATACATTATTAAAGGCATTCGGGGGAAAGGTCTTGAG
Coding sequences:
- a CDS encoding uncharacterized protein (CAZy:GH43) — protein: MFPFQLAVFLSLVCCSATAALKASFVGYNATDAATMPELSPEHFKRAVSAPYVFTAFTSVSESNLYVYTSQDGTNFSLLKGPAYTPPSGLIRDPSVILHTDGKYYIAYTTDWTGANFAIASSTNLINWTLLTTISTSSSVANPINTWAPEFFKDPKTGRLNIVVSLSTGSYGPFLPYVYTANDSTLKSWSGPVVMSGISNAGLGYIDTFPVFFNNQYHIFTKAESDGKKTIEHAVASSLTGPYNFVQTGNFAGWGQAEGPCITVLPNGKFRLYADGFNSGKYIYSDSSDLYTWSTYQTLPSGLSGFVRHGTVLKQ